One Brassica napus cultivar Da-Ae chromosome A3 unlocalized genomic scaffold, Da-Ae chrA03_Random_1, whole genome shotgun sequence genomic window carries:
- the LOC106433042 gene encoding protein LEAD-SENSITIVE 1-like: protein MESILLEKIGLFSNKISKDDLKPGDHIYSWRNAYIYSHHGIYIGDGKVIHFTRGGGLEIGTGTFLDKLIVSSITNHGGDNPCPNCGGKQSNTHGVISSCLDCFLSGGDLLRFEYSVSPALFMSKLRGGTCTTAASDPSEEVISRAEFLLLRNGFGEYHVFENNCEDFAMYCKTGLVVGRSYVLGRSGQANSVSAAACVARMVSPWASNAIRLCSDVGMRSDAVKVPVESLVARFNQADTLAKES from the exons ATGGAATCCATTCTTCTAGAGAAGATAGGATTATTCTCCAACAAGATCTCTAAAGACGATCTGAAACCAGGAGACCACATCTATTCATGGCGTAACGCTTATATCTATTCTCATCACG GAATCTACATAGGAGACGGAAAGGTCATTCATTTCACACGTGGAGGCGGTCTTGaaatcggaacgggaacttttTTGGACAAGCTCATCGTCAGCTCTATTACCAATCACGGAGGAGACAACCCTTGTCCTAACTGTGGAGGAAAGCAATCCAACACGCATGGAGTTATCTCTTCTTGTCTCGATTGCTTTCTCTCCGGAGGAGATCTCCTTCGCTTCGAGTACAGTGTCTCTCCGGCTCTGTTCATGTCCAAGCTCCGAGGCGGTACCTGCACGACGGCGGCTTCGGATCCTTCGGAGGAAGTGATCTCTCGTGCGGAGTTTCTTTTGCTGAGAAATGGGTTTGGTGAGTACCATGTGTTCGAGAATAACTGTGAGGATTTTGCGATGTACTGTAAGACGGGTTTGGTGGTGGGGAGAAGCTATGTGCTTGGGAGAAGCGGTCAGGCTAACTCGGTGAGTGCGGCTGCGTGTGTTGCGCGTATGGTTAGTCCTTGGGCTAGTAATGCTATACGTCTGTGTTCGGATGTTGGTATGAGGAGTGATGCTGTTAAAGTGCCTGTGGAGAGCCTCGTTGCTCGGTTTAATCAGGCTGATACATTGGCAAAGGAGAGctga
- the LOC125594093 gene encoding protein LEAD-SENSITIVE 1-like encodes MQTKSQESWFVVNRKESKVKNLTQEERIISWSRGASNISSVSLKKMGFLSQQISRDELKPGDHIYSWRMAYIYSHHGIYVGNGDVIHFTCGGGLETRTGTFVDNIIVSSVPNHGGDNPCPNCGDQSNLDGVICSCLDCFLAGGNLYLFEYGVSGPIFMAKPRGGICTTAVSDSSDETVNRARHLLSNKNGFGAYDLLRNNCEDFAIYCKTGLIVLSKLGSSGQANSWSAVRGVLSLWGTVKSVSVGSAARLVVSGVAGVGVVTLAAGYGNYCYGRLCADIGVRSDASKVPVEDLVTLIAIIERRDDKKSS; translated from the exons ATGCAAACCAAGAGTCAAGAGTCGTGGTTTGTAGTAAACCGGAAAGAGAGTAAAGTGAAAAACCTCACACAAGAGGAAAGAATCATTTCTTGGTCTCGCGGCGCTTCTAACATTTCTTCTGTGTCTCTCAAGAAGATGGGATTCCTCTCTCAACAGATCTCAAGAGATGAACTCAAACCAGGAGATCACATCTATTCATGGCGTATGGCTTACATATACTCTCATCACG GAATCTATGTAGGCAATGGTGACGTCATACATTTCACTTGCGGAGGTGGTCTTGAGACAAGGACAGGGACTTTCGTAGACAACATCATCGTTAGTTCGGTTCCAAACCATGGAGGTGACAACCCTTGTCCTAACTGCGGAGACCAATCGAATCTCGACGGTGTGATCTGTTCTTGCCTCGACTGTTTCCTCGCCGGAGGAAACCTCTATCTCTTCGAGTACGGTGTCTCTGGACCCATCTTTATGGCTAAACCGCGAGGCGGTATCTGCACAACAGCGGTTTCAGACTCCTCTGATGAAACCGTTAACCGTGCGAGACACCTCTTGTCTAATAAAAATGGGTTTGGTGCGTATGATCTGTTGAGGAACAACTGTGAAGACTTTGCGATCTATTGCAAAACTGGTTTGATTGTTTTGTCTAAGCTGGGGAGTAGTGGACAGGCTAACTCGTGGTCTGCGGTGCGTGGTGTTTTGTCGCTTTGGGGGACGGTGAAGAGTGTTTCTGTGGGCTCTGCTGCGAGGTTGGTTGTTTCTGGGGTTGCTGGTGTTGGTGTTGTGACTTTGGCGGCGGGGTATGGTAACTACTGCTATGGTCGTTTATGTGCTGATATTGGTGTGAGAAGTGATGCTAGCAAAGTTCCTGTGGAAGACCTTGTTACGCTTATAGCGATTATCGAAAGAAGAGACGACAAGAAGTCTAGCTAG